The Candidatus Methylomirabilota bacterium genome contains a region encoding:
- the rimI gene encoding ribosomal protein S18-alanine N-acetyltransferase gives MTADLALAPMTLDDLDEVLEIERLSFKTPWSRAAFRYEIAQNRVARCLVVRADGAVAGYLCLWEIGHEIHVTNLAVHPHRRGQGLARALLHAMLEDGRSRGVTLAFLEVRPSNTEALGLYESLGFSVIGRRKGYYFDTGEDALVMETRLVGVRSTGT, from the coding sequence ATGACCGCGGACCTGGCCCTGGCCCCGATGACGCTCGACGATCTCGACGAAGTGCTCGAGATCGAGCGCCTCTCGTTCAAGACGCCCTGGTCGCGCGCCGCCTTCCGCTACGAGATCGCGCAGAACCGCGTGGCCCGCTGCCTCGTCGTGCGCGCGGACGGCGCGGTCGCCGGCTATCTGTGCCTCTGGGAGATCGGCCACGAGATCCACGTCACCAATCTCGCCGTGCATCCGCACCGGCGCGGGCAGGGGCTGGCGCGCGCGCTCCTCCACGCCATGCTCGAGGACGGCCGCTCGCGCGGCGTGACGCTGGCCTTTCTCGAGGTGCGGCCCAGCAACACCGAGGCCCTCGGGCTCTACGAGAGCCTTGGGTTCTCGGTGATCGGTCGCCGCAAAGGCTACTACTTCGACACCGGCGAGGACGCGCTCGTCATGGAGACCCGCCTGGTCGGGGTCCGTTCCACCGGCACCTGA
- the tsaB gene encoding tRNA (adenosine(37)-N6)-threonylcarbamoyltransferase complex dimerization subunit type 1 TsaB, whose protein sequence is MRILALESATLAGGAALLDGERLIAETTLSIALTHSERMMAVVDRLLADSGWTPRQLEGLAVSVGPGSFTGLRVGIATAKGLALALSLPVAPVPTLDALAATLPFADAPVCPLLDARKGEVYCSLYRWQGGAMRREWDYLAIAPAEAAARLVAPVIVLGDGVAPCRPYLVRLGAGVTEAPPARRLPSPGVVAQLGHAMLVAGRGVDAEALAPLYLRPSEAELKARRTA, encoded by the coding sequence CCTGGCCCTCGAGTCCGCCACCCTCGCCGGCGGCGCAGCGCTCCTGGATGGCGAGCGGCTCATCGCCGAGACCACGCTGTCGATCGCGCTCACGCATTCCGAGCGAATGATGGCGGTGGTGGACCGCCTGCTCGCCGACTCCGGCTGGACTCCGCGGCAGCTCGAGGGCCTGGCCGTCTCGGTGGGGCCGGGCTCGTTCACGGGTCTGCGCGTCGGCATCGCCACCGCGAAGGGCCTGGCCCTCGCCTTGAGTCTTCCCGTCGCGCCCGTGCCGACCCTCGACGCGCTCGCCGCGACGCTCCCGTTCGCGGACGCCCCGGTGTGCCCGCTCCTCGATGCGCGCAAGGGCGAAGTCTACTGCTCTCTCTACCGCTGGCAGGGCGGGGCGATGCGGCGCGAATGGGACTATCTCGCGATCGCGCCGGCGGAGGCGGCGGCGCGCCTCGTCGCGCCTGTCATCGTCCTGGGCGACGGCGTCGCCCCGTGCCGGCCGTATCTCGTGCGGCTCGGCGCCGGCGTCACGGAGGCGCCCCCCGCGCGCCGGCTGCCATCGCCCGGTGTGGTGGCCCAGCTCGGCCATGCCATGCTCGTCGCGGGGCGCGGCGTCGACGCGGAGGCGCTGGCGCCGCTCTACCTGCGCCCGTCCGAGGCGGAGCTGAAGGCGCGGCGCACGGCATGA